CACTCAACCAACGATTCGTTCTACGTCGTTCCAACGACCGGCCACACCATGTCCTACGCCAACATCCTGACCTATGCCGAGAAAGAGAAACGTCGTCTCGGGGCATCCCTCCACAGCAGCGACTCCGAGCACCCTCAcctggacgaagaagacgacgacttTGTAGATGCCCGCGAAACTCCGGTCCCCGTGTCCTCCGACGTCAGACGCCTTCGTGGCTTGCTGTCCAAAACAGAAAAGGATCTCCGAAATACGATTGAGGAGCTCCTTTTGCAGAACAAGTCTCTCAAAGACACTCTGGATGTTGTTTCGAAGCGCCTGCACGCATTTGAAGCCAGCTCGCAGCATTCAGCCATGGCACTCGCCGAATCATACCGCGTAATGAGACCAGACTCGCCGAATGCAGCTCCCCATCCAGCAAAGTCATCTGGAGATGAGGCGCTCCAAAAGAAGAcgtccgacatggaggaaCAGTTAGCCGCGGCACTGATACAGATGGAACGGCTGGAAAAGGATAACCGCAAGATGCAGAAGACGTTGGAAAAGTACAGAGAGAAATGGGAGGTGTTGAAAGCAGGAGCCAAGGCACGAAGGGAGGGTAAATCCGGCGAAGGAGATGACATCTAGTAAAATACAACCCAAATCTCCCACCATTTTACGTATAATAGCACATTAATTCCACCAAAAACTCACACTAAAACTCACGCTCAAACTCCTCACATAATGCCACCACCCCATCGGAATCAACAACGTATCCCTCTCCCCCAAAATACACTCCCAGTACTCTTCCCCTTCCAACTCCGCCCTCAAACTCTCCCTCTCACCCTCACTCATACCCTCTTCACCCTCATCCCAGCCCTCtaaaacaccaacatccaacgCACTAGTATTACTCATATCGACACCATCCTCCACTCCTCTCGGCCTCATATCACTCCATGGAGGGTACAGCCTCACATACTTCGTCCCCACGACCTGCACCAACAAATTATGATATGCATCCGTATGAAGAGGCGTGATTGTGCGGGCTGGTCCAAACCACGCATTCACCCTCGGCACATCTACCTTCTCTTTATTCTTGCTCTTATCAGTGGGATGCAGCGGCACAGACGACCAGCATAGATCGGGTGTGGAAATGTCCCCCCTCAGTGAGGGGATTTGCGTGAACAGATCGTGTTGAGCGAGGTAGCCTGTTGTTTTGGAGGGGGTTATGTACCGTGAGAGGAAGTCTTTGAAGGGGATGAGTTCCTGGCCCCAGTTGGGGTCGACGTAGCTGCGGCCGATTTCGACGGGGATGAGACGCCGCCCGTTGAAGGTTTGTGAGAGGAGGTACTCTGGTGATTTCCAGGGGTGGTCTGTCAATGCGGGCCAGGTT
The genomic region above belongs to Pochonia chlamydosporia 170 chromosome 2, whole genome shotgun sequence and contains:
- a CDS encoding jumonji domain-containing 5 (similar to Metarhizium acridum CQMa 102 XP_007815754.1) is translated as MTPRDEILSWYRTAALKLINSPSPTSTDAEYIAVNQLLQRQATSLLRIHDAKDTSTHTINQDLLKRRLDDITSISTSKFYAYRYDLLPSHWREIHTDALILTTFHEILTSLTSNTWLEEHVLDHIVELLDRAVITAGGAGILGTKWIEQTLQLLERLSPTDEPDEPPAKKAKLHTEFSSEEPYGRPVLSPQRSCPIHKAWSLTTFERYMNSHPPRPIIFTDLVATWPALTDHPWKSPEYLLSQTFNGRRLIPVEIGRSYVDPNWGQELIPFKDFLSRYITPSKTTGYLAQHDLFTQIPSLRGDISTPDLCWSSVPLHPTDKSKNKEKVDVPRVNAWFGPARTITPLHTDAYHNLLVQVVGTKYVRLYPPWSDMRPRGVEDGVDMSNTSALDVGVLEGWDEGEEGMSEGERESLRAELEGEEYWECILGERDTLLIPMGWWHYVRSLSVSFSVSFWWN